The proteins below come from a single Acidobacteriota bacterium genomic window:
- a CDS encoding imidazolonepropionase codes for MPTADLIIHNAGQLVTCASGGRPKRRAAMLDVGMIANGAVAIAAGKIVGVGTTETILNDFSAFEMIDAGGNVVCPGFVDPHTHIVYAGDRLNEFELKIKGADYLEILTNGGGIISTVRHTREASVEQLVERSLKRLDKMLACGTTTCEIKTGYGLDTETELKMLAVIEVLDNFHAIDIVPTFLAAHAVPPEFKGNADGYVDLICGEMLPLAWKWYKQSHFATNGIPFYADVFTEKNAYDIEQTRRVLETAIALGFGIKAHVDQFTNLGGSKLGIELNAASIDHLDAISDTEIEMLAASNTVGVVIPTENFNGGKTQFADARKLIDSGCSLALSTDYNPGSAPCPSMPMAMAIACRYQKLLPAEALNACTINAAYSIGKGSDAGSIEVGKSADLVLTETTDYRALMYEFGTSTVAKILKGGVLVHGS; via the coding sequence GTGCCAACAGCAGACCTCATAATCCACAACGCCGGACAACTCGTAACCTGTGCGTCCGGCGGCAGGCCAAAGCGCCGGGCGGCGATGCTCGACGTCGGTATGATCGCGAATGGCGCCGTCGCAATTGCTGCTGGTAAGATCGTCGGGGTTGGAACGACTGAGACGATACTGAACGACTTTTCGGCCTTTGAAATGATCGATGCAGGCGGTAACGTCGTCTGTCCCGGATTTGTCGACCCGCACACACATATCGTTTATGCCGGCGACCGTTTGAATGAGTTTGAACTCAAGATCAAAGGTGCGGATTATCTCGAAATACTGACAAATGGCGGCGGCATTATCTCGACCGTGAGGCATACGCGAGAAGCTAGCGTTGAACAGCTAGTTGAGCGATCGCTGAAGCGGCTCGACAAGATGCTTGCCTGCGGCACAACAACCTGTGAGATCAAGACGGGTTACGGCCTGGATACGGAAACAGAATTAAAGATGCTAGCCGTTATCGAGGTGCTCGATAATTTTCATGCGATCGACATCGTTCCGACCTTCCTTGCCGCTCATGCAGTGCCGCCTGAGTTCAAGGGCAACGCCGATGGTTATGTCGACCTGATCTGCGGTGAGATGCTGCCGCTGGCTTGGAAATGGTACAAGCAGTCGCACTTTGCGACGAACGGAATTCCCTTTTACGCGGACGTTTTCACCGAAAAGAACGCGTACGACATCGAGCAAACGCGCCGCGTTCTGGAGACTGCGATAGCTCTGGGATTTGGCATAAAGGCACATGTCGATCAGTTTACAAATCTTGGCGGATCAAAACTTGGTATCGAGTTGAATGCAGCTTCGATCGACCATCTGGACGCCATTTCTGACACAGAGATCGAGATGCTTGCAGCGAGCAACACGGTCGGGGTCGTAATTCCGACCGAGAATTTCAATGGCGGCAAAACGCAATTCGCCGACGCGAGGAAGTTGATCGATTCAGGATGTTCTCTAGCCCTTTCAACGGATTACAATCCAGGCTCAGCCCCATGCCCGTCAATGCCAATGGCGATGGCGATCGCTTGTCGCTATCAGAAATTGCTTCCGGCCGAGGCTCTAAATGCTTGCACAATAAATGCAGCTTACTCTATCGGAAAAGGTAGCGACGCAGGCTCGATCGAGGTTGGAAAGTCGGCAGATCTTGTGCTCACGGAAACAACGGACTATCGAGCGCTGATGTATGAATTTGGCACGAGCACGGTTGCAAAGATCTTGAAAGGCGGTGTGCTCGTCCATGGATCATAA
- the hutH gene encoding histidine ammonia-lyase, with protein MKEIILDGESLTFEEVIAVAYSKAGEPRVVLSETAKTAVNRAAAAVQTLLDRGEIAYGITTGFGAFKDKIISREEVELLQRNIVVSHAVGVGKNFDIPTVRAIMLIRANTLARGFSGIKLATLELILEFLNRGVHPSIPEKGSLGASGDLAPLAHFACVLIGEGEAEYQGNVINGLEALSRSGLEPIKLAAKEGLALTNGTTVMTAVGLLETWKAKHLAKIADIAGCLSLEALHGTVSAFDERIHALRPHPRQTECARNLREILAESEFVRDFDPANVQDAYTLRCMPQVHGACRDAIAYAEWLIKIELNSVTDNPLIFVSEPSTSGNETTEHPEVAPPAYAGGSDLVIEVISGGNFHGEPLALAFDYLTIALSELGNISERRIMRLTDESSNAHILPAFLTDNGGLNSGFMIVQYTAAALCTENKILAHPASVDTIPSSANVEDHVSMGATAALKLRVVAENLETILALEAFCAAQGIDFRKRVLGNNKKLGAGTRELYARLRGKIPFIGVDEYMKRHIDSACEVIRNFPATI; from the coding sequence ATGAAAGAGATCATCCTTGACGGCGAAAGCCTTACATTTGAAGAAGTAATTGCGGTTGCGTACAGCAAGGCCGGCGAGCCGAGGGTTGTTTTGTCTGAGACGGCAAAAACGGCGGTGAATCGTGCCGCCGCGGCGGTGCAGACTTTGCTGGATCGAGGTGAGATCGCTTACGGCATTACGACCGGTTTTGGAGCTTTTAAGGACAAGATCATCAGCCGCGAAGAGGTTGAGCTGCTGCAGCGGAATATCGTAGTGAGCCACGCGGTTGGTGTTGGGAAGAATTTCGATATTCCGACGGTGCGGGCGATAATGCTGATCCGCGCTAATACCCTGGCTCGCGGATTCTCGGGTATCAAGCTTGCGACGCTTGAGTTGATCCTCGAATTTCTCAATCGCGGCGTCCATCCGTCTATTCCCGAAAAAGGAAGCCTCGGGGCGAGCGGGGATCTTGCTCCGCTTGCTCATTTCGCCTGCGTTTTGATCGGCGAAGGCGAGGCCGAATATCAGGGCAACGTAATTAACGGTCTGGAGGCGTTGTCACGTTCGGGGCTCGAACCGATAAAGCTGGCGGCTAAAGAAGGTCTTGCTCTGACGAATGGCACGACCGTGATGACTGCGGTTGGGTTGCTTGAAACTTGGAAAGCGAAGCACCTGGCTAAGATCGCGGATATCGCCGGTTGTCTAAGTCTCGAAGCTCTGCACGGGACTGTCTCTGCGTTCGACGAACGGATTCACGCTCTGCGTCCGCATCCGCGGCAGACCGAATGCGCCCGAAACTTGCGCGAGATACTTGCCGAGAGCGAGTTTGTTCGTGATTTTGATCCGGCGAATGTTCAGGATGCTTATACGTTGCGGTGCATGCCCCAGGTTCACGGTGCATGCCGCGATGCTATCGCCTATGCGGAATGGCTGATCAAGATAGAACTAAATTCCGTCACCGATAATCCGCTGATCTTTGTGTCGGAACCGTCTACTTCAGGGAACGAAACGACTGAACATCCTGAAGTCGCTCCGCCGGCTTACGCAGGCGGTTCAGACCTGGTTATCGAGGTTATCAGCGGCGGCAATTTCCATGGTGAGCCGCTGGCATTGGCGTTCGACTATTTGACCATCGCTCTTTCCGAACTTGGAAACATCTCCGAGCGCCGGATCATGCGGCTAACCGACGAATCATCCAACGCTCACATTCTGCCGGCGTTCCTAACGGACAACGGCGGACTTAACTCCGGCTTCATGATCGTCCAGTACACAGCGGCGGCATTGTGTACTGAAAACAAGATCCTTGCTCACCCTGCGAGCGTCGATACCATACCAAGCTCGGCGAATGTTGAGGATCACGTTTCAATGGGGGCAACCGCAGCCCTAAAATTGCGCGTCGTAGCTGAGAACCTCGAGACGATACTCGCTCTCGAAGCGTTTTGTGCGGCTCAGGGGATCGATTTTAGAAAACGGGTACTGGGCAACAATAAGAAATTGGGGGCGGGAACGCGAGAACTATATGCGAGACTTCGGGGGAAGATCCCATTTATCGGCGTAGACGAATATATGAAACGCCATATTGACAGTGCTTGCGAGGTCATTCGCAATTTTCCGGCGACAATATGA
- a CDS encoding YtxH domain-containing protein: MRHEYERDEASAATKLTYLIVGGGIGAILALLFAPKSGVELRGDIADATRKGIEKSKETAAQLQERAGEYYEVSRERANEFYQTAAEKAAEFGEKAKTAAANTANPFTAAIEAGKDAYTAEKRKNESSSISEGRASYPVIDDPEKKS; this comes from the coding sequence ATGAGACACGAATATGAAAGAGATGAAGCAAGTGCGGCGACGAAATTGACCTATTTGATCGTCGGCGGCGGTATCGGTGCGATCCTGGCTTTGTTGTTCGCTCCTAAATCGGGTGTCGAACTTCGCGGAGATATCGCGGACGCTACACGCAAGGGCATCGAAAAGAGCAAGGAAACGGCCGCTCAACTTCAGGAACGTGCAGGTGAATACTACGAAGTATCACGCGAGCGTGCCAACGAGTTCTACCAGACTGCGGCCGAAAAAGCTGCCGAATTTGGTGAGAAGGCCAAGACCGCTGCCGCAAACACTGCAAATCCATTTACCGCGGCTATTGAGGCAGGTAAGGATGCATATACGGCTGAGAAACGGAAAAATGAGTCAAGCTCGATCTCCGAAGGCCGTGCCAGCTATCCTGTTATCGACGACCCAGAGAAGAAAAGCTAA
- a CDS encoding threonine ammonia-lyase — translation MTVKLSDIQEARRILTGIITPTPVLFDDRLTREIGAKASLKAECLQRSGSFKIRGAYNKISRLSDEEKERGVIAASAGNHAQGVAMAATLNGIKSTIVLPENAPLTKITATKNFGGTVVLHGTTFDEAVAYSRELQAEKGFTYVHAFDDERIIAGQGTIGLEIIESLPEITTVVVPIGGGGLISGIATAIKTLKPDVRMIGVQSEAVSWVNPSLKAGHGIVAKPGQTIADGIAVKTPGELTFPIIQELIDDVVEVSEEEIARAIFFCVQNNRLVVEGAGAAGLAALLSKKIKVKSDDTVCAVLCGGNIDANLLSRILEQVLVRQGRYIMLKLLVLDRPGMLAALLNTVAESGANVIEVFHRRAMWLAPLGRVGIQMLLEVRDEQHGHEVHKHLQNAGYLVEREGQGDWEE, via the coding sequence ATGACAGTCAAACTATCCGATATTCAAGAAGCTCGACGCATCCTGACGGGCATTATTACTCCGACACCCGTGCTGTTCGATGATCGTTTGACCCGCGAGATCGGTGCCAAAGCGAGCCTGAAGGCCGAATGCCTGCAGCGAAGCGGTTCGTTCAAGATCCGCGGAGCGTACAACAAGATCTCACGCCTTTCTGACGAAGAAAAAGAACGGGGCGTCATTGCCGCTTCGGCCGGAAATCATGCTCAGGGCGTCGCGATGGCTGCTACGCTGAACGGGATCAAATCAACGATCGTCCTGCCTGAGAACGCTCCACTGACAAAGATCACGGCGACCAAGAATTTCGGCGGCACGGTCGTGCTGCATGGAACTACCTTTGACGAAGCCGTCGCATATTCCCGCGAACTGCAGGCTGAGAAGGGCTTCACCTATGTGCATGCGTTCGATGACGAACGGATCATTGCGGGGCAGGGAACTATCGGGCTGGAGATCATCGAGTCCCTGCCTGAGATCACGACGGTTGTCGTTCCGATCGGGGGCGGCGGGCTCATTTCCGGTATTGCGACAGCGATCAAAACCTTAAAACCGGACGTAAGAATGATCGGCGTCCAATCAGAAGCTGTTAGCTGGGTAAACCCGAGCCTCAAGGCCGGGCACGGGATCGTCGCTAAGCCGGGCCAGACGATCGCCGATGGTATCGCTGTAAAAACGCCGGGAGAACTGACTTTTCCGATCATCCAGGAACTGATCGACGATGTCGTCGAAGTCAGCGAAGAGGAGATCGCCAGAGCTATTTTCTTCTGCGTTCAAAATAACCGTCTCGTCGTCGAAGGTGCGGGTGCCGCGGGGCTTGCGGCCCTGCTTTCTAAAAAGATCAAGGTCAAGAGCGATGACACTGTCTGTGCCGTCCTATGCGGCGGCAACATTGACGCCAACTTGCTATCCCGTATTCTCGAGCAAGTTCTCGTCCGTCAAGGCCGCTACATAATGCTGAAATTGCTCGTTCTCGACCGCCCGGGAATGCTCGCCGCTCTTCTGAATACGGTCGCCGAATCAGGTGCTAATGTCATCGAAGTATTTCATCGCCGGGCTATGTGGCTCGCCCCACTCGGCCGCGTTGGCATCCAAATGCTCCTCGAGGTCCGCGACGAGCAGCACGGCCACGAGGTCCATAAGCATCTGCAGAATGCCGGTTATTTGGTCGAGCGCGAGGGCCAGGGCGATTGGGAGGAATAA
- a CDS encoding SPFH/Band 7/PHB domain protein — MPELFGVGAILLAIIGFALLIIAFKTIKIVPQSSVLLIERLGRFHRVAASGLNVIVPFFEAPRAVYWTNVRPGTTFIDSREQFIDLPPQSVISRDNVMMGVDSVVYWQITDPIKATYEVNDLVGSIVQLTFTGMRSVIGKLDLDHTLSSRDQINNELRMILDEATDKWGVKVTRVDIKNITPPEDVRITMEKQMTAERNRRALILQAEGDKQAAITRAEGEKQAAITRSEGNKQSAILDAEGASQARQISSAAESQAIAQIASAIGDRAQTAQYLITQRYVDSMRDMARTQNSKVIFMPMETSGVLASVGAFKEVFAATGETDELPKAPRSPRELEK; from the coding sequence ATGCCTGAGCTTTTTGGTGTTGGTGCGATCTTACTCGCTATCATTGGTTTCGCTCTGCTTATTATTGCGTTCAAGACGATAAAGATCGTCCCGCAGTCAAGCGTATTGCTGATCGAACGGCTCGGACGCTTTCATCGAGTCGCCGCGAGCGGGCTAAACGTTATCGTTCCGTTCTTCGAAGCTCCGCGAGCTGTTTATTGGACGAATGTTCGCCCGGGTACGACGTTCATCGATTCCCGCGAGCAATTCATCGATCTGCCGCCGCAATCGGTGATTTCGCGTGACAACGTCATGATGGGCGTCGATTCAGTCGTCTACTGGCAGATCACCGATCCGATCAAGGCCACCTACGAGGTCAATGATCTGGTGGGTTCGATCGTTCAGTTAACTTTTACCGGCATGCGGTCGGTGATCGGTAAGCTCGACCTCGACCACACGCTCTCGTCGCGTGACCAGATAAATAACGAACTCCGCATGATCCTCGACGAAGCCACCGATAAATGGGGCGTCAAAGTTACCCGCGTCGATATCAAAAACATTACGCCGCCTGAAGACGTAAGAATAACGATGGAGAAACAGATGACGGCCGAGCGTAACCGCCGTGCCTTAATTCTCCAGGCGGAAGGAGACAAGCAAGCCGCGATAACGCGGGCTGAGGGTGAAAAGCAAGCAGCAATCACACGGTCGGAAGGCAACAAACAGTCCGCAATCCTTGACGCCGAGGGAGCTTCGCAAGCCCGACAAATAAGTTCGGCCGCGGAATCTCAGGCCATCGCCCAGATCGCGAGCGCCATCGGCGACCGTGCCCAAACAGCCCAGTATTTGATAACGCAGCGATATGTCGATTCGATGCGGGACATGGCTCGGACGCAGAACTCGAAAGTGATATTCATGCCGATGGAAACATCGGGGGTACTTGCAAGCGTCGGAGCGTTCAAAGAAGTATTTGCTGCGACAGGCGAAACCGATGAGCTGCCAAAGGCACCGCGTTCGCCGCGTGAATTGGAGAAATAA
- a CDS encoding glutathione peroxidase produces MNDSPTEPVAAKSVYEFTMRDIDGKNVKLDAYKGKVVMIVNTASKCGYTPQYEGLQALYDKNKDKGFVVLGFPANNFMGQEPGTEAEIKEFCTLKYKVTFPMFAKISVKGPDQDPLYNFLTNKATNPEFAGDISWNFNKFLVDRNGKVVARFGSGDTPESEAVVAAVQKYLGN; encoded by the coding sequence ATGAACGATTCACCTACGGAGCCCGTTGCCGCCAAATCGGTTTACGAATTCACGATGCGCGACATTGATGGTAAGAACGTCAAGCTTGATGCTTACAAAGGCAAAGTCGTCATGATCGTAAACACTGCAAGTAAATGCGGTTACACGCCTCAGTACGAAGGCCTGCAGGCTCTTTACGACAAAAACAAAGATAAGGGTTTCGTCGTACTTGGCTTCCCGGCAAATAATTTTATGGGCCAGGAACCGGGAACAGAAGCAGAGATAAAGGAATTTTGCACCCTTAAATATAAGGTGACTTTCCCAATGTTCGCTAAGATCTCAGTCAAGGGCCCGGATCAGGACCCGCTCTATAATTTCCTGACCAATAAGGCTACGAACCCCGAGTTTGCCGGCGATATATCGTGGAATTTTAATAAATTCCTTGTTGATCGCAACGGTAAAGTTGTAGCCCGGTTTGGCTCGGGAGATACACCTGAGAGCGAAGCCGTGGTCGCCGCAGTTCAGAAGTATCTCGGAAATTAG
- the mltG gene encoding endolytic transglycosylase MltG — MKVVKIVFILLVLAVIGIAGFSYWLFSSMNTPRAHDKSTQYIKIEKGTPPSGIIAKLVAEGVIGSELPTLIYLRFLGDASKLQAGDYQFDSPITPLQVLKELEKGEVLTTKLTIPEGFTRFDISKRIVEKFPQQPPVDDKAIVAMMDDVTLIRDISPTAKNLEGYMYPTTYNLPRETKPADIIKRMVDEFRKFWKPDWTQQAKSLGRTPHEIVTIASLIETETSVESERPIVAGVINNRLSKNIPLGIDQTNVYIAKMMGRWDGTINKSDLEVDSPYNTRTKTGIPPGPISSVTESSIKAALNPSPNDYIFYVRNVDLNDGSHWFYSSAAEFEKGKAKYQQWLEKERQEKREQNSNQ, encoded by the coding sequence ATGAAGGTTGTAAAGATCGTTTTTATCCTGTTGGTTTTGGCCGTGATCGGAATCGCCGGTTTTTCGTACTGGCTATTCAGTTCTATGAACACGCCGCGAGCCCACGACAAATCTACGCAGTATATCAAGATAGAAAAAGGAACGCCGCCTAGCGGCATCATCGCAAAGCTCGTCGCAGAAGGTGTGATAGGAAGTGAACTTCCGACTCTCATCTATCTAAGATTCCTGGGCGATGCGAGCAAGCTTCAAGCGGGCGACTATCAATTCGATTCGCCCATCACGCCGCTGCAGGTTCTGAAGGAACTCGAGAAAGGCGAGGTTTTAACAACTAAGCTCACAATTCCCGAAGGTTTTACGCGTTTTGACATCTCAAAACGGATCGTCGAGAAATTTCCGCAGCAACCGCCGGTCGATGACAAAGCCATAGTCGCGATGATGGATGACGTAACGTTGATCCGCGACATCTCGCCAACCGCGAAGAATCTGGAAGGCTATATGTACCCGACGACATACAATCTTCCGCGCGAGACAAAACCTGCCGACATAATCAAGCGTATGGTCGATGAGTTTCGCAAATTTTGGAAGCCCGATTGGACGCAGCAAGCAAAGTCGCTCGGCCGCACGCCTCATGAGATCGTTACGATCGCGTCCCTGATCGAGACGGAAACCAGTGTCGAATCAGAACGCCCAATTGTGGCGGGTGTTATCAACAACAGATTGTCTAAAAACATCCCGCTCGGGATCGACCAAACAAACGTCTACATCGCCAAAATGATGGGACGTTGGGACGGCACTATCAACAAGAGCGACCTCGAAGTCGATTCCCCCTACAACACCCGAACCAAAACCGGAATCCCACCCGGCCCGATCTCATCCGTCACCGAAAGCTCCATCAAAGCCGCCCTAAATCCGTCGCCAAACGACTACATCTTTTACGTTCGAAATGTCGATCTAAATGATGGTTCACATTGGTTTTACAGTTCGGCTGCCGAGTTTGAAAAAGGTAAGGCAAAGTACCAGCAATGGCTGGAAAAGGAGCGTCAGGAAAAACGGGAGCAAAACAGCAATCAATGA
- a CDS encoding HAD family phosphatase encodes MIKLLALDLDGTTLNSNGEIPYANRAAIRAAEERGVLVTIATGRRFRDARPIALDLALNAPLICHNGALIKYADSQETVACDLLSTETSYEIVRVGKQFGGDALVSTDPHQNGTLLYDRISDDNIPLKKYLRWSETLHGGEAGREGVMHVPSLEDILHKQEIVHISFSGNCAPMIELEETLREELGDNVTLLATIYPTLDFTLLDILPPEASKGHGVAKLAELHGLTHESVMTMGDNFNDLEMLEYAGTAVVMGNADAKLLDREDFYSTLSNNENGVAAAIERFILNV; translated from the coding sequence ATGATAAAACTTCTCGCCCTCGACCTCGACGGCACAACGTTAAATTCTAACGGAGAAATTCCCTACGCTAATCGGGCTGCGATACGTGCGGCTGAGGAACGCGGTGTGCTTGTCACGATCGCCACCGGGCGGCGATTTCGGGATGCGCGGCCGATCGCACTGGATCTTGCCTTGAATGCTCCGCTGATCTGCCACAACGGTGCTTTGATCAAATATGCAGATTCGCAGGAGACGGTGGCGTGCGATCTGCTTTCGACCGAGACGAGCTATGAGATAGTGCGTGTCGGGAAGCAATTTGGCGGCGATGCTCTAGTTAGTACCGATCCACACCAAAATGGAACGCTCCTTTACGACCGCATCTCAGACGATAATATTCCGCTCAAGAAATATCTCCGCTGGTCGGAAACACTCCACGGGGGCGAGGCGGGCCGCGAGGGCGTGATGCACGTTCCGAGCCTTGAGGACATCCTCCACAAGCAAGAGATCGTTCATATCTCATTCTCAGGCAATTGTGCCCCGATGATCGAGTTGGAAGAGACGCTTCGTGAGGAACTCGGCGATAACGTCACGCTGCTTGCAACCATCTATCCAACGCTCGACTTCACGCTGCTCGATATCTTGCCGCCGGAAGCTTCGAAAGGACACGGCGTCGCCAAGCTTGCCGAACTACACGGATTAACTCACGAAAGCGTGATGACAATGGGCGACAATTTCAACGATCTCGAAATGCTCGAATACGCTGGAACAGCAGTCGTGATGGGAAATGCCGACGCTAAACTCCTCGACCGCGAGGATTTTTATTCGACGTTGTCGAATAACGAGAATGGAGTCGCCGCAGCAATTGAACGTTTTATTTTGAACGTATGA
- a CDS encoding peptidylprolyl isomerase: MANRIAVLETSKGTIKFELLEDDAPKTTENFRLLADKNYYDGVIFHRVIPNFMIQGGDPLGEGYGGESAWGGKFNDEIDRGSALYAGPYEKGTVAMANSGPNTNGSQFFIMHVDYPLPPSYSKFGKVVEGQDVVNEIATVARNHNDKPLEPVVMEKVYIEEV; this comes from the coding sequence GTGGCAAATAGAATTGCAGTTTTAGAAACCAGTAAAGGTACGATCAAATTCGAACTTCTAGAAGACGACGCACCGAAAACGACCGAGAATTTCCGTCTTTTGGCGGATAAGAATTATTACGACGGCGTCATATTTCATCGTGTGATCCCAAATTTCATGATCCAGGGCGGCGATCCGCTTGGCGAAGGCTACGGCGGCGAATCGGCTTGGGGCGGTAAGTTCAACGATGAGATCGACCGCGGCTCGGCCCTTTATGCAGGTCCATACGAAAAAGGCACCGTGGCGATGGCAAATTCGGGCCCGAACACGAACGGCTCGCAGTTCTTCATCATGCACGTCGATTATCCCCTGCCCCCAAGCTATTCGAAATTCGGCAAGGTAGTCGAAGGACAGGATGTCGTCAACGAAATTGCGACCGTTGCCAGAAATCACAACGACAAGCCGCTCGAGCCGGTTGTGATGGAAAAGGTTTACATCGAGGAAGTTTAG
- a CDS encoding D-tyrosyl-tRNA(Tyr) deacylase produces MRAVVQRVSRSKVTVGGELIGEIGRGVLVLLGVTNGDDNKDAEFLIDKIVNLRIFDDSEGKMNLSLVDVGGEMLVVSQFTLYADTRRGRRPSFMEAAGGEDALRWYKYFIVKARESVKIVAHGAFGEMMDVELVNDGPVTIILESKK; encoded by the coding sequence ATGAGAGCTGTCGTTCAACGCGTATCCCGGTCAAAGGTAACCGTTGGCGGCGAACTAATCGGCGAGATCGGTCGCGGCGTTCTGGTTCTGCTGGGCGTTACTAATGGTGACGATAACAAGGACGCGGAATTCCTGATCGATAAGATCGTTAATCTTCGGATCTTTGACGATTCTGAGGGTAAGATGAATCTTTCTCTCGTGGATGTCGGCGGCGAAATGCTCGTGGTTTCGCAGTTTACGCTTTACGCCGACACGCGACGCGGGCGTCGCCCCTCATTTATGGAAGCCGCAGGCGGCGAAGACGCTTTGCGATGGTATAAGTACTTTATCGTGAAAGCTCGGGAATCGGTCAAAATCGTCGCTCATGGAGCCTTTGGCGAAATGATGGATGTCGAACTCGTCAACGACGGGCCGGTAACGATAATCTTAGAAAGTAAAAAATGA
- a CDS encoding peptidylprolyl isomerase: protein MKRITFLLLLLSLVLGASCSGGGTKTANTKPAANAEVKKGVAPIADPEIAVIEMENSSAYGTIKLELYSNIAPLQVARFKELAKEGYYNGIAFHRINQSVIQAGDANTKEGGPKTTGKEGDSGKPNVPAEFSDIPYDTGILGAARFGNDVNSANSQFFIMLKREAAFDNKYTVYGKVIEGMNNVRTIAQAPKAEGTERPVDPIRIKQITIVPR from the coding sequence ATGAAGAGAATAACGTTTTTATTGCTTCTTTTAAGCCTCGTGCTCGGCGCTTCATGCAGCGGCGGGGGAACTAAAACAGCAAACACGAAACCGGCGGCCAATGCCGAAGTAAAAAAAGGAGTGGCTCCGATAGCGGATCCCGAGATAGCCGTTATTGAAATGGAGAACAGCTCGGCGTACGGTACGATAAAACTTGAGTTGTATTCAAATATCGCTCCGCTGCAAGTAGCCCGATTCAAGGAACTCGCGAAAGAAGGCTATTATAACGGGATCGCATTCCACCGCATTAACCAGAGTGTGATCCAGGCCGGCGATGCGAACACAAAAGAAGGCGGGCCAAAAACCACCGGCAAGGAAGGCGATTCCGGAAAGCCGAACGTCCCGGCCGAGTTTTCGGACATCCCTTATGACACCGGGATCCTCGGAGCGGCAAGATTCGGAAATGACGTCAATTCGGCGAACTCACAGTTCTTCATCATGCTAAAGCGTGAGGCGGCTTTCGATAACAAATATACTGTTTATGGTAAAGTTATCGAGGGCATGAACAACGTTCGTACCATCGCCCAGGCTCCAAAAGCCGAAGGTACCGAACGCCCGGTCGATCCGATCCGCATTAAGCAGATCACGATCGTTCCGCGTTAG